A window of Corallococcus macrosporus DSM 14697 contains these coding sequences:
- the popD gene encoding PopC secretion inhibitor PopD, whose amino-acid sequence MGRKNGEWGDVRVGGGPGLSARVRPLPGAAGADTQPDWIDVTVMPREEPAAVSRGRASQRPPVRSRAEVHQAGLAESARFHQSLMRWLEAHHLLGAVRSVSEPGSMPMLHLRCAPRVLDQLQRAPEFEAGTMMPLDLI is encoded by the coding sequence ATGGGCAGGAAGAATGGCGAATGGGGGGACGTCCGGGTCGGCGGCGGGCCAGGCCTGTCCGCGCGCGTGCGCCCCTTGCCGGGCGCCGCGGGTGCGGACACGCAGCCGGACTGGATTGACGTGACGGTGATGCCCCGCGAGGAGCCCGCGGCGGTGTCGCGTGGGCGCGCGTCTCAACGTCCGCCCGTCCGCTCACGCGCGGAGGTGCACCAGGCCGGCCTGGCCGAAAGCGCGCGCTTCCACCAAAGCCTCATGCGCTGGCTGGAGGCCCACCATCTCCTGGGCGCGGTGCGCTCGGTGAGCGAGCCGGGCTCCATGCCCATGCTCCACCTGCGCTGCGCGCCGCGCGTGCTGGACCAGCTCCAGCGCGCCCCGGAGTTCGAGGCGGGCACCATGATGCCCCTCGACCTCATCTAG
- a CDS encoding S8 family peptidase, with amino-acid sequence MKSYLLVPKESIETQARVGPRGTEQGERVLSRTTALRFTVANRAPDTLSALGLRSATLPGARPPVSGQEERRRKGKGARAGTRGADSSTPPMPGATVAEQTGAEPGSYRYMPLIGATMAHFYEAHTEKEARGELERDFEFIPDVVPLSFPGPVSAGQPGPRNRGMSSLAEREWPDESGVPLAHAQGIRGAGVMLGILDTGVDADHPEHAARVIQFRYVSLFPNSPHNPARDIRGFDPDGHGTHVCGIAAGVHHGVAPEVDLYVASVIESETIRTSLGRVAAGMEWLLHQFSRPENSTRPAVVNLSLGFPLMPPPGISEADYNLNLRALQTMIRRLLDSNVLPVVAAGNSGPDTVGYPAAFPESLAVGAVDFERNVATFSASGTVGRRVVPDIMGYGVNVYSSTERRCNNQAFYERMSGTSMAAPYVAGIAALYRCRAPDLTALEVRDLILSNAVKLPRSGTHKTGKGLAVFR; translated from the coding sequence ATGAAGTCCTACCTGTTGGTTCCAAAGGAGTCCATCGAGACGCAGGCGCGCGTGGGGCCTCGCGGCACGGAGCAGGGCGAGCGCGTGCTGTCGCGCACCACGGCGCTGCGCTTCACGGTGGCGAACCGGGCGCCGGACACGCTGTCCGCGCTCGGCCTGCGCTCGGCCACGCTGCCCGGCGCGCGGCCGCCCGTCAGCGGACAGGAGGAGCGCCGCCGCAAGGGCAAGGGCGCGCGCGCCGGCACGCGCGGCGCGGACTCCTCCACGCCGCCCATGCCGGGCGCGACGGTGGCGGAGCAGACGGGCGCGGAGCCGGGCAGCTACCGGTACATGCCGCTCATCGGCGCCACCATGGCCCACTTCTACGAAGCGCACACGGAGAAGGAGGCCCGCGGCGAGCTGGAGCGCGACTTCGAGTTCATCCCCGACGTCGTCCCGCTGTCCTTCCCCGGCCCGGTGTCGGCCGGACAACCGGGACCGCGCAACCGGGGCATGTCCTCGCTGGCCGAGCGCGAGTGGCCCGACGAGTCCGGCGTCCCCCTGGCCCACGCCCAGGGCATCCGCGGCGCCGGCGTGATGCTGGGCATCCTCGACACCGGCGTGGACGCGGACCACCCCGAGCACGCCGCGCGCGTCATCCAGTTCCGCTACGTCTCCCTCTTCCCCAACTCGCCGCACAACCCGGCGCGTGACATCCGCGGCTTCGACCCGGACGGCCACGGGACGCACGTGTGCGGCATCGCCGCGGGTGTGCACCACGGCGTCGCCCCGGAGGTGGACCTCTACGTCGCGTCCGTCATCGAATCGGAGACCATCCGCACCAGCCTGGGCCGCGTGGCCGCGGGCATGGAGTGGCTGCTGCACCAGTTCAGCCGCCCGGAGAACTCCACGCGGCCCGCGGTGGTCAACCTGTCGCTCGGCTTCCCGCTGATGCCGCCGCCGGGCATCTCGGAGGCGGACTACAACCTCAACCTGCGCGCCCTGCAGACGATGATTCGTCGCCTGCTCGACAGCAATGTCCTGCCTGTTGTGGCGGCAGGCAACAGTGGACCTGACACGGTTGGTTATCCAGCCGCCTTTCCGGAATCACTGGCTGTCGGCGCGGTCGACTTCGAGCGTAACGTGGCCACATTCTCCGCGAGCGGCACCGTGGGTAGGCGCGTCGTGCCGGACATCATGGGTTATGGCGTGAATGTCTATTCCAGCACGGAGCGCCGTTGTAACAACCAGGCGTTCTACGAGCGAATGAGTGGCACGAGCATGGCCGCGCCTTATGTAGCGGGTATCGCAGCGCTGTACCGTTGCCGTGCCCCTGACTTGACGGCGCTCGAGGTGAGGGATTTGATCCTGTCGAATGCGGTGAAGCTCCCTCGGTCGGGGACGCACAAGACAGGCAAGGGCCTGGCCGTATTCAGGTGA